A region of Canis lupus familiaris isolate Mischka breed German Shepherd chromosome 38, alternate assembly UU_Cfam_GSD_1.0, whole genome shotgun sequence DNA encodes the following proteins:
- the NUAK2 gene encoding NUAK family SNF1-like kinase 2 isoform X4 — protein sequence MHIRREIEIMSSLNHPHIIAIHEVFENSSKIVIVMEYASRGDLYDYISERQRLSEQDARHFFRQIVSAVRYCHQNGIVHRDLKLENILLDANGNIKIADFGLSNLYHQGKFLQTFCGSPLYASPEIVNGKPYTGPEVDSWSLGVLLYILVHGTMPFDGQDHKTLVRQISNGSYREPPKPSDACGLIRWLLMVNPTRRATLEDVASHWWVNWGYATRVGEHEAPLEGGPPGSDSGRASVADWLRRSSRPLLENGAKVCSFFKQHTPGASIGPGLERQHSLKKSRKENDMAQSLQGDPADDPSVRPGRGNLKLPKSILKKKAPTVEGARGDPEPGPGPMDPGQAAPLLPKKGILKKPRQRESGYYSSPEPSESGELLDAGDVFMSADSEEQKPPQVPGLPLHRKGILKHNGKFSCTALELPTPSTFGSLDELASPHPLARASHPSGAMSEDSILSSESFDQLDLPQRLPEPVLRGCVSVDNLMGLEEPPAEGPGSRGLRRWWRESLGDSCFSLTDCQEVLSPFPSFKPGPSLLDSLLGI from the exons ATGCACATCCGGCGAGAGATAGAGATCATGTCGTCACTCAACCATCCCCACATCATTGCCATCCACGAAG TGTTTGAGAACAGCAGCAAGATTGTGATCGTCATGGAGTACGCCAGCCGGGGTGACCTGTATGACTACATCAGCGAGCGGCAGCGGCTCAGTGAGCAGGACGCCCGCCATTTCTTCCGCCAGATCGTCTCTGCCGTGCGCTACTGCCACCAG AATGGGATTGTCCACCGAGATCTCAAGCTAGAGAACATCCTCTTAGATGCCAATGGAAATATTAAG ATCGCAGACTTCGGCCTCTCCAACCTCTACCACCAGGGCAAGTTCCTGCAGACGTTCTGCGGGAGCCCCCTGTACGCCTCGCCGGAGATCGTCAATGGGAAGCCCTACACGGGCCCAGAG GTGGACAGCTGGTCCTTGGGGGTCCTTCTGTACATCCTGGTGCATGGCACCATGCCCTTTGACGGGCAGGACCATAAGACACTGGTGAGACAGATCAGCAATGGGTCCTACCGGGAGCCACCTAAACCCTCTG ATGCCTGTGGCCTGATCCGGTGGCTATTAATGGTGAACCCCACCCGCCGGGCCACCCTGGAGGATGTGGCCAGCCACTGGTGGGTAAACTGGGGCTATGCCACCCGTGTGGGGGAGCACGAGGCTCCGCTCGAGGGAGGGCCCCCTGGCAGCGACTCCGGCCGGGCCTCCGTGGCCGACTGGCTCCGGCGGTCCTCCCGGCCTCTCCTGGAGAACGGGGCCAAGGTCTGCAGCTTCTTTAAGCAGCACACGCCCGGAGCGAGCATCGGCCCCGGCCTGGAGCGCCAGCATTCACTGAAGAAGTCCCGCAAAGAGAACGACATGGCCCAGTCTCTCCAGGGGGACCCAGCTGACGACCCCTCCGTTCGCCCTGGCAGGGGCAACCTCAAGCTGCCGAAGAGCATCCTCAAGAAGAAGGCACCAACTGTGGAAGGGGCAAGGGGAGACCCTGAGCCCGGCCCAGGCCCCATGGACCCAGGACAGGCTGCCCCCCTGCTCCCCAAGAAGGGCATCCTCAAGAAGCCTCGGCAGCGGGAATCTGGCTACTACTCCTCTCCTGAACCCAGTGAGTCTGGGGAGCTCCTGGACGCAGGAGATGTGTTCATGAGTGCGGACTCCGAGGAGCAGAAGCCCCCCCAAgtcccggggctgcccctccatCGCAAAGGCATCCTCAAACACAATGGCAAGTTCTCCTGCACAGCCCTGGAGCTCCCGACCCCCTCCACCTTCGGCTCCCTGGATGAACTCGCCTCCCCTCACCCGCTGGCCCGGGCCAGCCACCCCTCAGGAGCTATGAGTGAGGACAGCATCCTGTCTTCTGAGTCCTTCGACCAGCTGGACTTGCCCCAACGGCTCCCTGAGCCTGTGCTGCGGGGCTGCGTGTCCGTGGACAACCTTATGGGGCTCGAGGAGCCCCCGGCAGAGGGCCCTGGAAGCAGGGGCCTGAGGCGCTGGTGGAGGGAGTCCCTGGGGGATAGCTGCTTTTCCCTGACAGACTGCCAGGAG GttctctcccctttcccatcCTTCAAACCTGGCCCAAGCCTCCTGGACTCGCTGCTAGGAATCTAA